GTCCCCCCTGTCACAACTTGAGCCACATCATCGAAATAGCTTGTGCCTACTTCTCGTTGGTGCCTAGTGGCGGTATATCCGTGTTGCTCGCTTGCAAATTCAGCCTGTTGAAGCTCAGAGTATGCGGCCATTCCGCGTGTTTTATAGTGGCGAGCAAGTTCAAACATGCTGTGATTAAGGGCGTGGAAGCCTGCAAGTGTAACGAATTGAAATTTATAGCCCATGTCACTCAACGTTTTCTGGAAACTCTCAATACTGGCATCATCCAGTTTTGCTTTCCAGTTAAAAGAAGGGGAGCAGTTATATGCGAGTAATTTGCCTGGGTATTTCTCATGGATTGCTTCAGCAAATCGGCGTGCTTCTTCTATATTAGGTTCAGCTGTTTCGCACCAAAGTAAGTCGGCATATGGGGCATAGGCTAAGCCTCTAGCAATCGCTTGATCAAGGCCAGCTGTTGTTTTGTAAAAGCCTTCTGCCGTACGTTCCCCTGTTAAGAAAGGGGCGTCATAATCGTCCACATCACTTGTGATAAGATCAGCGGCATTGGCATCTGTACGGGCAATCAAGACGGTTGGCACATCCATCACATCAGCGGCAAGGCGGGCAGCAATGAGATTACGAACCGCAGTTTGCGTTGGTAAGAGCACTTTTCCACCAAGGTGGCCACATTTTTTTTCGGATGAAAGCTGATCTTCAAAATGAACCGCTGCTGCCCCTGCTTCAATCATGCTTTTCATGAGCTCAAAGACATTTAACTGTCCACCGAAACCTGCTTCAGCATCAGCGATAATCGGTGCAAACCAATCGATTTGGTTGTGTCCTTCCATATGATGAATCTGGTCGGCACGTTGCAGCGCGCGATTAATTTTTTTAACCACCTCTGGGACACTGTTAGCAGGATACAGACTTTGATCAGGGTACATACTTCCAGCAAGATTCGCATCTGCTGCTACTTGCCAGCCGCTTAAATAAATCGCTTTTAATCCTGCTTTGATTTGTTGCATCGCCTGATTTCCTGTTAAAGCGCCAAGTGCTGGAATAAAATCCTCAGTATGAAGAAGCTGCCAAAGTTTCTTAGCCCCTTGTTCAGCAAGTGTGTAGTCAATCTTAATAGATCCCCTTAACCGAACGACATCATCAGCTTTATACGGTCTCATAGTACCGTGCCATCTTTCGTCTTTCTGCCAGCTTCTCTCCAGTTGCAATATGTTGTCCTTACTCATCGTCTCATTCCTCTCATTATAATTTTTCATAAGCGGGAATTGTTAAAAATTCCTCGAAATGCTCGGTAAAAATAAGATGTTCCAACAACTGTATAGCTTCTGGAAAACGATCACGTTCAAAGTGCTCTTGCCCCACTTCATTCGTTATTTTTCCAATTTCATCCTCGATCAACGTTCTAATCATTTCAGCGGTCACATGGCGCCCATCTTCAAGAATGGCTTTTGGGTGGTGAAGCCATTGCCATAGTTGAGCTCTAGAAATTTCAGCTGTCGCGGCATCCTCCATTAAGTGATCTATCGGAGCAGCCCCTCTCCCTGATAACCATGAGGCTATATAACGGATGCTGGCACTAACATTTGTACGGACACCACCTTCAGTAATGTCTCCGTTTGGCATGTCGAGCAAATCTTCTCCATTAACGGTCACGTCTTCACGCTTTCGATGAATTTGATTGGCTGTGGGCATATGCTCATTGAAAACATCAAGGGCTGTTTGGATCATTCCTGGATGAGCAATCCACGTGCCATCATGGCCATCTTTTACTTCCCGTTCCTTGTCTTCGCGGATTTTGGCAAATGCAGCAGCATTAATGTCTGGATTGTCTTTCGC
The DNA window shown above is from Salipaludibacillus agaradhaerens and carries:
- the aceA gene encoding isocitrate lyase, whose amino-acid sequence is MSKDNILQLERSWQKDERWHGTMRPYKADDVVRLRGSIKIDYTLAEQGAKKLWQLLHTEDFIPALGALTGNQAMQQIKAGLKAIYLSGWQVAADANLAGSMYPDQSLYPANSVPEVVKKINRALQRADQIHHMEGHNQIDWFAPIIADAEAGFGGQLNVFELMKSMIEAGAAAVHFEDQLSSEKKCGHLGGKVLLPTQTAVRNLIAARLAADVMDVPTVLIARTDANAADLITSDVDDYDAPFLTGERTAEGFYKTTAGLDQAIARGLAYAPYADLLWCETAEPNIEEARRFAEAIHEKYPGKLLAYNCSPSFNWKAKLDDASIESFQKTLSDMGYKFQFVTLAGFHALNHSMFELARHYKTRGMAAYSELQQAEFASEQHGYTATRHQREVGTSYFDDVAQVVTGGTSSTTALKGSTESEQFQR